Proteins encoded by one window of Acidipropionibacterium virtanenii:
- a CDS encoding HigA family addiction module antitoxin: MSEKLYPPIHPGEVLMEDFIEGFGITQHKLAVAIGVPPRRINEIVHGKRAITADTALRLGRYFGMDPQFWLNLQTRYELEIAEDRVADQVAAITPLRVA, translated from the coding sequence ATGTCCGAGAAGCTCTATCCGCCGATCCACCCGGGCGAGGTCCTCATGGAGGACTTCATCGAGGGGTTCGGCATCACGCAGCACAAGCTCGCCGTGGCGATCGGGGTGCCGCCGCGCCGGATCAACGAGATCGTCCATGGCAAGCGAGCGATCACCGCGGACACTGCGTTGCGCCTGGGGCGCTACTTCGGGATGGATCCCCAGTTCTGGCTCAACCTTCAGACGCGGTACGAGTTGGAGATCGCCGAGGATCGCGTCGCCGATCAGGTCGCGGCGATCACGCCGCTCCGGGTCGCGTGA
- a CDS encoding type II toxin-antitoxin system PemK/MazF family toxin, with translation MVIRGAVYRIDLGQARGHEQRGKRLGLVISPSDLALSVVTVIPTSTAAQPSIHRPELDIAGRATFLLIDQIRSIDTDYLVGEPVDYLSREEMARVEHALAYYLGLVAVPRPG, from the coding sequence GTGGTGATCCGCGGAGCCGTCTACCGGATCGACCTCGGCCAGGCACGGGGACACGAGCAGCGGGGCAAGCGTCTGGGACTCGTCATCTCACCGTCGGATCTGGCACTGTCGGTCGTGACGGTGATTCCGACCTCGACGGCGGCGCAGCCGTCGATCCATCGCCCCGAACTCGACATCGCCGGACGGGCGACATTCCTGCTCATCGACCAGATCAGGTCCATCGACACCGACTACCTCGTGGGTGAGCCGGTGGATTATCTCTCCCGCGAGGAGATGGCGCGGGTCGAACACGCACTCGCGTACTATCTCGGTCTTGTTGCCGTGCCACGACCGGGGTGA
- a CDS encoding tetratricopeptide repeat protein, giving the protein MPDTLERWEASVASLWERFETLDRDTGVTAMRDLAASCPAPDGRAAFELAGMYDSLGFEAEAGAQYEKALELGLDEARHARLAVQYGSTLRNLGRLDEAIAVLRSAPTHESTGAAPRLMLALALHRAGRKDEALQVAIEAQIDTLPRYQRSMRHYVADLYDPSA; this is encoded by the coding sequence ATGCCTGACACATTAGAACGATGGGAGGCATCGGTAGCGAGCCTCTGGGAGCGCTTCGAGACCCTGGACCGCGATACCGGGGTGACGGCGATGCGCGACCTCGCAGCAAGCTGCCCGGCACCCGACGGGAGAGCAGCGTTCGAGCTGGCGGGGATGTACGACTCGCTGGGCTTCGAGGCCGAGGCCGGTGCACAGTATGAGAAGGCTCTCGAGCTCGGGCTCGACGAGGCGCGTCACGCCCGGCTCGCCGTCCAGTACGGCTCGACGCTGCGCAATCTCGGCCGCCTCGATGAGGCGATCGCCGTCCTGCGGTCCGCCCCGACCCACGAGTCGACGGGCGCCGCGCCCCGCCTCATGCTGGCTCTGGCACTGCACAGAGCCGGGCGCAAGGACGAGGCCCTGCAGGTGGCGATCGAGGCGCAGATCGACACCCTTCCCCGCTACCAGCGATCCATGCGCCACTACGTCGCCGACCTCTACGATCCGTCGGCCTGA
- a CDS encoding GNAT family N-acetyltransferase produces MILDRAGLLAAYDDQLRTDAETPGAISVERLGPLRLVVFAGGRGFVTYRDLGGADRAGIRALVAGALDHYSVRPDISRVEWKTRGHDAAPGLHDALVEAGFVPEETESIMIGEARLLAVDVPLPDGVTLRRVTDEHDVRAMSAMADEAFGDPVSRQRADDILARLARRDGMELWVAEDAGRMVSAGRLEPVAGSDFAGVWGGATLEPWRGRGIYRALTAARARSALALGKTLIHSDSTEFSRPILERSGLTKVSTTTPYIWKRPTRQS; encoded by the coding sequence GTGATTCTGGACAGGGCGGGACTCCTCGCAGCCTATGACGATCAGCTGCGCACCGATGCCGAGACGCCCGGCGCGATCAGTGTGGAGCGTCTCGGACCGCTGAGACTGGTGGTATTCGCCGGCGGACGGGGCTTCGTCACTTATCGGGACCTCGGCGGTGCCGACCGCGCAGGGATTCGGGCGCTGGTGGCCGGAGCACTCGACCACTACTCGGTCCGGCCGGACATCAGCCGCGTGGAGTGGAAGACCCGCGGGCATGACGCCGCACCGGGCCTGCACGATGCCCTGGTCGAGGCCGGTTTCGTGCCGGAGGAGACGGAGTCGATCATGATCGGCGAGGCGCGCCTGCTGGCCGTCGATGTTCCGCTGCCCGACGGCGTCACGCTGCGACGCGTCACCGACGAGCACGATGTACGGGCGATGAGTGCGATGGCCGACGAGGCCTTCGGGGATCCGGTCTCCCGGCAGAGGGCCGACGACATCCTGGCCAGGCTGGCCCGCCGTGACGGCATGGAGCTGTGGGTGGCCGAGGACGCCGGTCGGATGGTCAGCGCCGGGCGTCTGGAGCCCGTCGCGGGTAGCGACTTCGCCGGGGTCTGGGGCGGCGCGACGCTGGAGCCGTGGCGGGGGAGAGGGATCTACCGTGCCCTGACCGCGGCACGGGCGCGATCAGCGCTGGCCCTCGGGAAGACGCTGATCCACAGCGACTCGACCGAGTTCTCGCGCCCGATCCTGGAACGATCCGGCCTCACAAAGGTGTCGACCACCACCCCCTACATCTGGAAGCGGCCCACAAGGCAGTCGTAG
- a CDS encoding GNAT family N-acetyltransferase — METVYTTGAIPSQEETVRLYDSVGWSAYTRNPELLTDALAASLSVVTARLDGELVGLVRVVGDGLTIVYLQDILVAHSHQRLGIGRQLLRRVFEPYSEVRQKVLLTDDEPGQRLFYETMGFTEVHDMAPRLNAFVHLGRSTG; from the coding sequence GTGGAAACCGTGTACACGACAGGAGCGATCCCCTCGCAGGAGGAGACCGTCCGCCTGTACGACTCGGTCGGCTGGTCCGCCTACACCCGGAACCCCGAACTCCTGACCGACGCCCTGGCGGCGTCTCTGTCGGTGGTGACCGCACGCCTTGATGGCGAGCTCGTCGGCCTGGTCAGAGTGGTGGGCGACGGACTGACGATCGTCTACCTCCAGGACATTCTGGTGGCCCACTCCCACCAACGTCTGGGCATCGGCCGCCAGCTGCTGCGTCGGGTGTTCGAGCCGTACTCCGAGGTGCGCCAGAAGGTCCTGCTGACCGACGACGAACCGGGACAGCGCCTGTTCTACGAGACGATGGGGTTCACCGAGGTGCATGACATGGCCCCCAGACTCAACGCCTTCGTCCATCTCGGTCGGAGCACCGGATGA
- a CDS encoding type II toxin-antitoxin system RelE/ParE family toxin, with protein sequence MKRVDRAVQRATLQKLELIHAAKDVEDLRIPPRNRLERLVGDRRGQYSVRVNAQWRLCFVWREGGAEDVELVDYH encoded by the coding sequence GTGAAGCGCGTTGACCGCGCCGTGCAACGGGCCACCCTGCAGAAGCTCGAGTTGATCCACGCGGCGAAGGATGTCGAGGATCTGCGGATCCCGCCGAGGAACCGTCTGGAGCGACTCGTCGGCGACCGCCGTGGGCAGTACAGCGTCCGGGTCAACGCGCAATGGCGACTCTGCTTCGTCTGGAGAGAGGGAGGTGCAGAAGATGTCGAACTCGTCGACTACCACTGA
- a CDS encoding type II toxin-antitoxin system RelE/ParE family toxin, protein MIRSFADRGTERVWRRESAKRLDPRIHKVADRKLHLLDTATVLDAQRVPPGNRLVLLKGDRAEQHSIRINDQWRICFCWTDAGPEDVQIVDYH, encoded by the coding sequence GTGATCAGATCGTTCGCTGACCGTGGCACCGAGCGGGTGTGGCGGCGTGAGTCGGCGAAGCGACTCGATCCGCGCATCCACAAGGTCGCCGACAGGAAGCTGCATCTGTTGGACACAGCGACAGTGCTGGACGCGCAGCGCGTGCCGCCCGGCAACCGTCTGGTACTGCTCAAGGGTGACAGAGCCGAGCAGCACAGCATTCGCATCAACGATCAATGGCGGATCTGCTTTTGCTGGACTGACGCCGGTCCCGAAGATGTGCAGATCGTCGACTACCACTGA
- a CDS encoding HigA family addiction module antitoxin produces MSNSSTTTETDLIEPIHPGEILMEDFIKGFGITQNKLAVAIGVPPRRINEIVHGKRGISADTAIRLARYFGTSEEFWMNLQSNYELRIEWRALRDKVAAITPLRVA; encoded by the coding sequence ATGTCGAACTCGTCGACTACCACTGAAACTGACCTGATCGAGCCCATCCATCCGGGAGAGATCCTCATGGAGGACTTCATCAAGGGCTTCGGGATCACACAGAACAAGCTGGCCGTGGCCATTGGCGTGCCGCCACGGCGGATCAACGAGATCGTGCACGGGAAGCGGGGCATCTCGGCCGATACGGCGATCCGTCTGGCTCGTTACTTCGGAACCTCCGAGGAGTTCTGGATGAACCTCCAGTCGAACTACGAGTTGCGGATCGAATGGCGAGCGCTGCGGGACAAGGTCGCTGCGATCACGCCGCTCCGGGTCGCGTGA
- the ychF gene encoding redox-regulated ATPase YchF, producing MALTIGIVGLPNAGKSTLFNALTRNEVLAANYPFATIEPNVGVVGVPDPRLDVLTTMYSSAKTIQATVSFVDIAGIVKGASKGEGMGNEFLSNIREADAICQVTRCFDDDDVTHVDGKVDPASDIETITTELVLADLQTLEKQLPKLEKEAAIRKESRPKAEAWREAQKVLEEGRTIYSAGLDPEPLHDLFLLTTKPFIYVFNCDQDQLADADLQKRMAEVVAPAEAIFLDAEFEAELAEMEPEDAEMFLADAGITEPGLDKLARVGFDTLGLQTFLTAGEKESRAWTIHKGWTAPQAAGVIHTDFQKGFIKAQVVSFEDLVEYGGEKEAQAAGKLRLEGKDYVMQDGDVVEFRFNV from the coding sequence GTGGCACTCACCATCGGAATCGTCGGTCTTCCCAACGCCGGCAAGTCAACCCTGTTCAACGCTCTGACCCGCAACGAGGTGCTCGCGGCGAACTATCCGTTCGCCACCATCGAGCCCAATGTGGGGGTGGTGGGGGTGCCGGACCCGCGGCTGGACGTGCTGACGACGATGTACAGCTCGGCCAAGACGATCCAGGCGACCGTCTCCTTCGTCGACATCGCCGGCATCGTCAAGGGCGCCAGCAAGGGCGAGGGGATGGGCAACGAGTTCCTCTCCAACATCCGCGAGGCCGACGCCATCTGCCAGGTGACGCGCTGCTTCGACGACGATGACGTCACCCACGTCGACGGCAAGGTCGATCCGGCCTCCGACATCGAGACCATCACCACCGAACTGGTGCTGGCCGACCTGCAGACCCTGGAGAAGCAGCTGCCCAAGCTGGAGAAGGAGGCGGCGATCCGCAAGGAGTCGCGTCCGAAGGCCGAGGCCTGGCGCGAGGCCCAGAAAGTGCTGGAGGAGGGCCGGACGATCTATTCCGCCGGCCTGGACCCCGAGCCGCTGCACGACTTGTTCCTGCTCACCACCAAGCCTTTCATCTACGTCTTCAACTGCGACCAGGATCAGCTGGCCGACGCCGATCTCCAGAAACGGATGGCCGAGGTGGTCGCCCCGGCCGAGGCGATCTTCCTGGACGCCGAGTTCGAGGCCGAGCTGGCCGAGATGGAGCCCGAGGATGCCGAGATGTTCCTGGCCGACGCCGGGATCACCGAGCCCGGACTGGACAAACTGGCCCGGGTGGGATTCGACACCCTGGGCCTGCAGACCTTCCTCACCGCCGGTGAGAAGGAGTCGCGGGCCTGGACGATCCACAAGGGCTGGACGGCACCGCAGGCGGCCGGCGTGATCCACACCGACTTCCAGAAGGGATTCATCAAGGCCCAGGTGGTGTCCTTCGAGGACCTCGTCGAGTACGGCGGGGAGAAGGAGGCCCAGGCGGCCGGGAAGCTGCGCCTGGAGGGTAAGGACTACGTCATGCAGGACGGTGACGTGGTGGAGTTCAGGTTCAACGTCTGA
- a CDS encoding ABC transporter permease yields MLHRLYLRYIRNDLHRNRIVTLCLVAVLTLSAFLMAGGAIMMERLTGSVGQMFKVAKPPHFLQMHQGSLNRPALYAFYADHPEIEAWQVSEMIGFDGQQITWQRPGSDAGGDLSASLIDNLFVTQNKQFDHLLNADDDAIPHPAAGEIQAPVAYQRQFGLRTGDRLQVRTGPATTSFTITGFVRDAQMASSMASATRFLVSAADFRRLTASGGGIPESIVEYRLRDTSGISALQRAYEADLNLPKNGQAVTLVMIRLVNMVSDGLVAMAFVFASLLLIVIAMLNVRFLIRATLEDEIHEIATMRAIGLPARDISSLYLLRYTIMTLVACLVGGALAVPAVDAMAVSMRATFADPPLTWVSVAAPLVALALVFGIVISMCRATLRAVRRIDVVEALVHGGTGSRSRRRRGVRASRLSDARPAHLWARLALADLRDERGQWVLLPVVFLLTTVLVTVPVNVLATFQSPRFVTYMGAPASDVRADIGSTGSEGSSQSGQSADSAHAALVSRLSADSRVSATRSYAQLLYQTPGEEGWETIRIEVGDYSATTMVFLSGTAPGPGQIALSTLNADKYGLSPGDTIPLRRDDRSRSLTVSGIYQDVTSGGYTAKMQGGVSSGADRWTVYIDALPGTDPVALARQYDAAVPSASVIPMREYVTQTFSYATDALRTASLVTLGLGLGASVLITALFLRLRLARSRTRLGALSAIGFSLRELRAQLWLKAAVAVAIGVAAGSLISATLAEPAVSALMSGLGTGITRLSLLPNPWISYLTYPLLLLAAGALATWITARAVRDEDRSRWLS; encoded by the coding sequence ATGCTCCACCGCCTCTATCTCCGATATATCCGCAATGACCTTCACCGCAACCGGATCGTCACGCTCTGCCTGGTGGCGGTGCTGACCCTCAGCGCCTTCCTGATGGCCGGCGGCGCGATCATGATGGAGCGCCTCACCGGTTCGGTCGGGCAGATGTTCAAGGTCGCCAAGCCCCCGCACTTCCTGCAGATGCACCAGGGCTCGCTCAACAGGCCGGCGCTGTACGCCTTCTACGCCGACCATCCCGAGATCGAGGCCTGGCAGGTCTCCGAGATGATCGGTTTCGACGGCCAGCAGATCACCTGGCAGCGTCCCGGCAGCGACGCCGGCGGCGACCTGTCCGCCAGCCTCATCGACAACCTCTTCGTCACCCAGAACAAGCAGTTCGACCACCTGCTCAACGCCGACGACGACGCAATCCCCCACCCCGCGGCGGGCGAGATCCAGGCGCCGGTGGCCTATCAGCGGCAGTTCGGCCTGCGCACCGGCGACCGCCTCCAGGTGAGGACGGGCCCGGCGACGACGTCATTCACGATCACCGGATTCGTGCGGGACGCCCAGATGGCCTCGTCGATGGCCTCGGCCACCCGTTTCCTCGTCTCCGCAGCCGACTTCCGGCGCCTGACCGCCTCCGGAGGCGGGATTCCCGAGTCGATCGTGGAGTACCGGCTGCGTGACACGTCCGGCATCAGCGCCCTCCAGCGTGCCTACGAGGCCGATCTCAACCTGCCGAAGAACGGCCAGGCGGTCACCCTGGTGATGATCCGGCTGGTCAACATGGTCAGCGACGGGCTGGTGGCGATGGCCTTCGTCTTCGCCAGCCTGCTCCTCATCGTGATCGCCATGCTGAACGTGCGATTCCTCATCCGGGCCACCCTCGAGGACGAGATTCATGAGATCGCCACGATGCGGGCCATCGGCCTGCCCGCCCGGGACATCTCGAGCCTTTACCTGTTGCGCTACACGATCATGACGCTGGTCGCCTGCCTCGTCGGCGGCGCACTGGCCGTGCCCGCCGTCGACGCCATGGCAGTGTCGATGCGAGCGACCTTCGCCGATCCTCCGCTCACCTGGGTCTCGGTGGCGGCCCCGCTGGTTGCGCTGGCGCTGGTCTTCGGCATCGTCATCTCGATGTGCCGCGCGACGCTGCGCGCAGTGCGGCGGATCGACGTCGTCGAGGCGCTGGTGCACGGCGGCACCGGCTCCCGCTCGCGACGCCGTCGCGGCGTCCGCGCTTCCCGGCTGTCCGATGCCCGGCCAGCACACCTGTGGGCCCGCCTGGCGCTGGCCGATCTGCGCGACGAGCGGGGCCAGTGGGTGCTGCTGCCAGTGGTCTTCCTGCTCACCACCGTTCTGGTGACTGTTCCTGTCAACGTGCTCGCCACCTTCCAGAGCCCGCGCTTCGTCACCTACATGGGGGCTCCCGCCTCCGATGTGCGGGCCGACATCGGGTCCACGGGGTCAGAGGGCAGTTCGCAGTCCGGACAGTCGGCCGACTCCGCGCACGCCGCGCTGGTCTCCCGGCTGTCGGCCGACAGCCGGGTCTCGGCCACGCGGAGCTACGCCCAGCTGCTCTACCAGACTCCCGGCGAGGAGGGTTGGGAGACGATCCGCATCGAGGTCGGCGACTACTCGGCCACGACGATGGTGTTCCTGTCGGGAACGGCTCCGGGCCCCGGTCAGATCGCCCTGTCGACGCTCAACGCGGACAAGTACGGCCTGTCCCCCGGCGACACGATCCCGCTCCGGAGGGACGACCGGTCCCGGTCGCTGACGGTCAGCGGGATCTACCAGGACGTCACCAGCGGCGGATACACCGCGAAGATGCAGGGCGGCGTCTCCTCGGGGGCCGACCGCTGGACCGTCTACATCGACGCCCTCCCGGGGACCGATCCCGTCGCCCTGGCCCGGCAGTACGACGCCGCCGTGCCGTCCGCCTCGGTGATCCCGATGCGCGAGTACGTCACGCAGACCTTCTCCTACGCCACCGACGCGCTGCGCACCGCATCCCTGGTCACCCTGGGGCTGGGGCTCGGGGCCTCCGTGCTCATCACCGCGCTGTTCCTGAGGCTGCGTCTGGCCAGGAGCCGCACGCGTCTCGGGGCGCTGTCGGCGATCGGGTTCTCGCTGAGAGAGCTTCGGGCACAGCTGTGGCTCAAGGCCGCCGTGGCCGTCGCGATCGGCGTCGCGGCGGGTTCCCTCATCTCGGCGACGCTGGCCGAGCCCGCGGTCTCGGCACTCATGTCGGGTCTGGGCACCGGGATCACCCGACTGTCCCTGCTTCCGAACCCCTGGATCAGCTACCTGACGTATCCGCTGCTGCTTCTGGCGGCCGGCGCGCTCGCCACCTGGATCACCGCCCGGGCGGTCCGCGACGAGGACCGCAGCAGGTGGCTGTCATGA
- a CDS encoding VOC family protein, with protein MSPRIVPSLWFDHAAREAVDFYLSAFADSHELSVSRYPTAGLPDFQTGFAGDVLEIRFRLGDLEFSAINAGSEFHPNPSISFILNFDPSRDDAAGSRLDELWKILAEGGEVRMELGEYPFSPHYGWVEDRYGVNWQLMVTDPTGEPRPFITPELMFPFGDTCASQAADLYTGLFSSLFGESAVGSRAPYSALGDPSTANLPEGMLAYSDLTLAGQWFAAMDSGFPQDFTFTEGVSLIVECDDQTQVDRLWDALSSVPEAEACGWCKDRFGVSWQITPKDAPDPAIDPRAYRRLLTMKKIIIADL; from the coding sequence ATGTCACCGAGAATCGTCCCCAGTCTCTGGTTCGATCACGCAGCCCGTGAGGCTGTCGACTTCTACCTGTCCGCCTTCGCCGACAGCCATGAGCTCAGCGTCTCCCGCTACCCCACTGCGGGTCTTCCCGACTTCCAGACCGGATTCGCCGGGGACGTCCTGGAGATCCGCTTCCGTCTCGGAGATCTCGAGTTCTCCGCCATCAACGCCGGCTCCGAGTTCCACCCCAACCCGTCGATCTCCTTCATCCTCAACTTCGACCCGTCGCGCGACGACGCCGCCGGGTCCCGTCTCGACGAGCTGTGGAAGATCCTCGCAGAGGGCGGCGAGGTCCGGATGGAGCTGGGAGAGTATCCCTTCTCGCCGCACTACGGCTGGGTGGAGGACCGCTACGGCGTCAACTGGCAGCTCATGGTCACCGATCCGACCGGCGAACCCCGCCCCTTCATCACCCCGGAACTCATGTTCCCCTTCGGCGACACCTGCGCCTCGCAGGCCGCCGATCTGTACACCGGACTGTTCAGCAGCCTTTTCGGAGAATCTGCCGTCGGGAGCCGTGCTCCCTACTCGGCCCTCGGGGACCCCTCGACCGCGAACCTGCCCGAAGGCATGCTCGCCTACTCCGACTTAACCCTGGCCGGGCAGTGGTTCGCCGCCATGGACTCCGGCTTCCCTCAGGACTTCACCTTCACCGAGGGCGTCTCCCTCATCGTCGAGTGCGACGACCAGACCCAGGTCGACCGACTGTGGGACGCGCTGTCGTCGGTCCCCGAGGCGGAGGCCTGCGGCTGGTGCAAGGACCGCTTCGGGGTGAGCTGGCAGATCACCCCGAAAGATGCCCCCGATCCCGCCATCGATCCGCGGGCCTACCGTCGGCTGTTGACAATGAAGAAGATCATCATCGCCGACCTGTGA